In the genome of Ziziphus jujuba cultivar Dongzao chromosome 10, ASM3175591v1, the window AATTCATTCAACATTTTCTCTACGCAACCTATCAGACATTATTTCTTTTCCTACCTCGTTTGAAAAACTAAAACCACAGATAACAAAACTACAAAGATCAAATGAATTATCTTCTCTCATTTCTTAGCTATCCATATTTTTCCGCAATCAAACatagaataatataaaaattcggAGCTAAATAACAGAAAGGCGTAAAATTCTGTTTTCTTTCCCTTCGCTTTCTGGCAAACAAACAGGGAACTACCAAAACTCGAAGCTAtacaaatcaaaattgtaaatgGGTATTTGCCTACGCCCCATTTCATTAtcgaacaaataaataacaatggGCGTCTAACTAAGTTTTCTCCCAGCATTCAACTTTCTAGGCAACCAAACAATatgagaaagaaggaaaaaaaatgaatgaactAACCAGCGCCATTAGATCCGACAAGAAGGCAGCGTTCTCCAGCATTGAGAGTAAGAGAAAAGTCTTCGATAAGAGGCTTAGAGCCCGGCGGAGGATGGCCGTCGATTCCCGGATACGTGAACCTCAGACCGTTGATCTCAATCGTTGGCCCCGAATTCTCCAACCTACCCATTATATTATTCTTATAATTACTATTCTCTCATACACCAAAACACATAGAACTAGAATCACAAACAGAGAGAGATATAGAGCCCGCCAGAGGAGATCTCAGAGTCGGAGGGATCGTAGTTTAAGTGTTCCGAATCGGTGAGTTGGTGACTCAGTGAGCGCGGACAACCGAGTCAAACAGATGTGGCGCGCTCTCATTCACGTATCGGAATTCTTTCGCATTTGGTGCATACCATTCCACGGCTTCAAAATGTATGCCCAATAACCAAAAGCCACGTACCCGTCATTTCTCAACGGATCAAAGGGTAAATTtgtctttctattttttgattttcatcactctctctctctctctctctctactgtTTCGCAGTCTTACATATTCGTCTCAGAAATAGTTTTGGGATTCCGCAGAAGCTCTTTTCGAAATGGCGGCAATTTACAGTCTCTATATCATTAACAAATCAGGTGGTTTGATCTTCTACAAGGTAACGATTCTCTCACCTTTTGTTTTCTACTTGTTACGGGAAATCTCATCACTTTCTCGAGAAAATGGGAATTTCAAAGATATTGTTTTGGTAAATCTTTGGAATCTTAGGATAGTGATGTAAAAGTCCCCAATTGGGTGTGGATCagatcttaatttttatttcctacTTCTTCTGATTTGTAAATGGGTTTTGCTTTCTCGAGAAAAATTTCAGGATTATGGGTCGGCGGGACGGATGGATACCAATGATAGCTTGAGAATGGCTAGCTTATGGCATTCGATGCATGCCATTTCTCAGCAGTTATCGCCGATTTCGGGTTGTTCTGGAATCGAGCTCCTCCAAGCTGACACTTTTGATCTCCATTGCTTCCAATCGCTGACGGgtatatttttaatctttattttttttttccccaaaaaaaaaaaaaaaaaaaaataaatggcaaTTTGTTGAGCTTCAATAAtgttaattaaatttgataactTTGGTTTATAAAAACGTGTATGTATGATTATGAATTCACATATAAATGGTAATGGAAACCgtggaaaatattggtttttatGCTTGGAATTTGGATGTTATGTAGCACTGCAAGTTTTAGGTTGTACACAGgctttttggaatcaatactcTATCTGTGCTTGAAACATTTTACTGCATTGTTTTTAGGTTTGTGTATGAATTTTAGCTGAGCCCTTCAAAAGTTTGACCATAAATCCCACTCTATTTTTAATCAAGCTTTTACATGTATGAACAAGATATGATAAATATGTTATAAAAATACCCAAAGATTCAGTCACCAAATAGTATAACACATCTTGATAAGAGCCATCTCTAGGTCCGGTATTTGAAAACCAAACATCATCAAGGTTTTGTCTGTCTATAGGATCGTAATTGTTTTATGGTTGATtttgttgtttaatttagtCTGCTGTATTGATCTGGCATTATTACCATTGAGTTGAGACGGTCATATTCTGACTATTGGACAGTTGTTTAGTTTAGGCCAAGACTTCAAGTTATCATTCTCATTTTTCAGTAAAATGCTGAAATTGTGAAAAGTATATTCTCTTAGATGAATGATTTACTTTTGCAGGGACAAAGTTTTTTGTGGTCTGTGAACCTGGGACCCTGCACATGGAAGGTCTGTTAAAACACATCTATGAATTATACACGGATTATGTCTTGAAGAATCCCTTTTATGAGATGGAGATGCCTATTCGGTGTGAGCTTTTTGATATCAATCTGTCACAAGCAATACAAAAGGACCGTGTTGCTTTGCTGGGTAGATGAACTAGCATAGAACTTGTGTTTTGCCAGGTTGATTTGATCATTTTCTTCATGTTGACATCTTATATAGAGGATTTGTTTGGGTTTTGCCTATCTTAATTGGTCTTTCAAATATAGCTAATCAAGTATGGAAGTCATCAGTATCTGGTGCAGTTAGTGAAGGGTCTTTAACGGTGTCAAAATGATTTCATGGGTGCTATGCCATGTCTTGAACTGTTCAATATAAGTTTGAGCTTGTCTTGCTTGACATAATTGGTCTGTATCAGCATGCTGATGTTTTCTGCTCATGTGTATTTTCTCCTGCAGTAGTACTATAAGCTAAGTAGCTGATCCCAGGGGGTGCTTGGAAAGTTTTGTTGTAGAAATTGATTATACCCCCATATGGcagaaatatatatgaatagttaaaaggaaataaaaatggaaaagtgaATGACAGCAtttgattatcaaaatttggtGTGGTACCGATCATATACAATTGCAGATTTAATTGTTTTGGGCATAGAATATGATATATTTACTTGATTAgcaaactaacattattattaatttgctttCGCATATGGTCAAGCTTGGCCTAATTGAGTTAGTACCGGTTTTTTGTACATGTGGACATTCTTTCTATTTTCCACGCTGGTCTGACTTCCTCCACTTGATCACCTAGATCTACCTTACACGCCAACGGCCACATGACTTTTACATTCAAATAGAAATAACACATCACCTccttttccttatttttgtaTTGACCGTTTTGCCTTAAGGGGTATTACAAATGGGGCCATCCTTTTCATATATGACTTTGAATATTAAAGAAACCCAAAACGAAAgccaaaccattttttttttttttttgatggatTTGTTTGTAGTAGTGAGAAAGGATGGTTTGAGAAAATTGGCCGTGCAATATTCAAATTGATTGAttatatgaatgaaaaataataaattaaatcataaccttttgttttataaacaaatttgatataaatgaacaaaaataatttttattggtGTGATcttaatttcaatatttatcaattttgatttaaaataacttataatttagacatatattgtatctaTAATGGATTAGTTCaatattagaaaatcaattttatccaACTCTAAGAAATGTTGAGACACAGGGTACACGTTGATATTATGCGATAAtttaaggagaaaaagaaaaggcttAGGGGCAAATGGAAATAGGAATAAAAGTTGAGGGAAGTATTTCATAATCTTTTccaagattttattttaatcacattaaaaaaaaaaaaaaaacctagacTCTTTACCCTTTTACAtacttttcaatattaaaaatttcattataatcttattatgtatgtatttatgtatatacatacatacatacatacggaaattctatggtgaggatgatccgcatgaggaccgcagtattagtg includes:
- the LOC107407503 gene encoding uncharacterized protein LOC107407503 — translated: MAAIYSLYIINKSGGLIFYKDYGSAGRMDTNDSLRMASLWHSMHAISQQLSPISGCSGIELLQADTFDLHCFQSLTGTKFFVVCEPGTLHMEGLLKHIYELYTDYVLKNPFYEMEMPIRCELFDINLSQAIQKDRVALLGR